The sequence GAGGCTGCGGGTGCTGACGCCCGTCATCTCGACCTGGTGCCTGGTCATCGGCGGGATCAGCACGGCACGGGCGGTGGGCACCGTCCAGTTGCCGTCCGCGGCCTCGACCCGCATCACGCCGGTCGCCGCGTACAGCACCTGGGCGCGGCGGTGCTCGTGCCAGCCGAGCAGGTGGTCGTGCGGGTAGTCGGTGCCGATCGCCAGCACCGCGCGATCGAGGGTGTCCACCTCCGCGAGCGGGACATTGCGCATGCGCACGAGGCTACGCGGAAGCGCCGGTGCTGTCTGCTGCGCGTAGGAAGATGGCGAACCATCGATTGCCCGCCACCGCGGGTGATCCCTAGCGTCGTATGCGTGCTTCCCTCCCTGACCTCCTTCCTCACCCTGGTCCTCTTCGGCTGCCTGACCGGCGTCACGACGGTGCTCTTCGGCTTCGGCGGCGGGTTCATCACGGTCCCGGTCGTCTACGGCGTCCTGACCGTCACCGCGCGGCCGGGGACGCAGGACGCCATGCACGTCGCCGTGGCGACCTCGGCGGCGGTCATGGTCGTCAACGCCTCGGTCGCGGCGCTCGCGCAGTGGCGGCAGGAGCGGCTGCGCGCCGAGTACGTCTGGCCGCTGGCGGCGTTCATCGCGGTCGGCGCCGCCGCGGGCTCGCTGGCCGCCACGCTGATCGGCGGCACCGCGCTGCGGTTGCTCTTCGCCGGCTACCTCCTGGTGACGATCGCCGACAGCCTGCTGCGGAAGGGCTTCCTCTCGGTGGCACCCCGGGGACGGCCGAAGCCGCTGGACCGCGGCACCACCACCTTCGGCGGCATCGGGATCGGGCTGGTGGCCGCGGGCCTGGGGGTGGGCGGCAGCGTCATGACGGTCCCGCTGCTGCGGCGCCGGGGCCTGCCGATGGCCGAGGCGACCGCCATGGCCAACCCGCTCAGCGTGCCCGTCGCCCTGACCGGCACCCTCGTCTACGCGCTCGCGCCCGTGCTCACCTCCACGTCCGGCCCGGCCGCGTCCGCCGGCGCGGGCCGGCTCGGCTACGTCGACCTCGCGGCGGGCGCCGCCCTGCTCGCCGGCTCCCTGCCCACCATCGCGGTGGTGCGGCGGGTCGCCGGCCGCGTCCCGGACCGGGTGCACTCGGCCGCGTACGTGGCGCTGCTGCTGGTCGTCCTGATCGTGATGGTGACGATGGGGGTGTGACGCGGAGGCGAGGTGGGCGGGGCTCAGTAGTCCGCGAGGTCGATCTCGGTGCCCGGGGGGAAGACCTCGACACCCCAGGTGTGGACCTTGGGGTCGTCGGGTGCGCCGAGGACCGCGAAGCCGAGGGCGTTGAAGGCGATCCCGGCCTCGGACTCGTCGCCGCGCAGGCCGAGCGCGGTCAGGTCCCGGTGCACGTCCTCGTAGGAGGGACCGAGCAACCGGACGCCGCGGTAGAGGACTTCGGGGCCCAGCTCGACGGAGATGAAGTGCACCCGCTGCCGGTCGTCGTAGGACAGGGTCAGACCCCAGAGGTAGAAGTAGTCCTCCGGGCCGTCGGGGCGGCGGAAGACCGCGGGGTCACCGCCGAGCCGGGCGACGGCGTCCGCCCGGTCCTGCCCGAAGCGGACGACGTCCAGTCCCTCTCGGCCCTGGATCAGGTAGCGCTTCACGCAAGAAGAACGATCACGGCGCCGCGGGTGTTCCGGTACGCCGTGTGAGTTTCCCCGCGCCCCGGGTGCCTTTCGGACGCGGCGAGCGGGGCCGCATACTGCAACGCCGGCCGCACGGGGGCGGCTCGGTGAGCGTGGGGAGAGGGCATATGACGGCAGGGACGATCAGCGCGGCGGCGGCCGGCAGCTGGAAGCTCGGCGACCCGGAGGTCAACCGCCTCGGCTTCGGCGCGATGCGGCTGACGGGCAACGGCATGGCCGGAAACGGCGCCGGCGCCCCGATCGACCGCGACGTGGCGGTCACGGTGCTGCGCCGCGCGGTCGAACTCGGGGTGAACCACATCGACACGGCGGCGTTCTACTTCTCGCCGCTGCGCTCCGCCAACGAGCTGATCAACCGGGCACTGGCCCCGTACCCCGACGACCTGGTCATCGTCACCAAGGTCGGGCCCGGGCGCGGTCCTTCGGGCGAGTGGCTGCCGGCGGCCACGCCCGGGGAGCTGCGCGGGCAGGTCGAGGAGAACCTGCGCCAACTCGGCCGCGACCACCTCGACGTGGTGAACCTGCGCCGGATGGGCGAGGAGTCGATCGCCGAACACTTCGGCGCCCTGGCCGAGTTGCGCGACGCGGGCCTCATCCGCCACCTGGGCATCTCCAACGTCCGACCCGAGCACCTCGCCGAGGCCATGGCGATCGCGCCGGTGGTCTGCGTGCAGAACCGGTACGGGCTCGACCACCAACGCGCCGACGACAACGGCCTGTTGGACCGCTGCGGCGAGCAGGGCATCGCGTTCGTGCCGTTCTTCGCGATCTCCGGGGAGCGGCGGGAAGCGCCCGCGGCCACGGGTGGCGTGTACGACGACGAACTCCTCGCCGTCGCCCGCGCGCACGGGGCGACCCCCGCGCAGATCCGCCTCGCCTGGACCCTCCACCGCGCCCCGCACGTCCTCGCCATCCCGGGCACCGGCAACCCCGCCCACCTGACCGAGAACGTCGCCGCCGCCGCCCTGCGCCTCTCCCCCACCGACCTGGCCCGCCTGTGAACCCCTGAACCCCCGAGCCACGGCGCGAAACGGGCGCGTCGTGTCAGGCCCGTTCCCGTAGCCACCACGGCCAAGGCGTCACAGGACGTCCTCCAGCCGGCGGGTCCGCCGCAGCGGGCCCGCCAGCAGGATCACCGGCGAGACGAAGGCCAGCCCGCACACCAGCCACAGCGCTCCCCGGTTCCCCCAGAGGGCGGAGACAGCCCCCGCGGTCAGCGCGCCGAAGGGGATCGCTCCCCAGGACACGAACCGCACCGTGGCCATCACCCGGGGCAGCAGATCGGGCGGCGTCGTCGTCTGGCGGTGCGTACGGGTCAGGATGCTCAGCACCACCACACCCGCGCCGAAACCGGCGTTGCCCAGGGCGAACAGCAGCAGGCCCGCGCCGCCGCCGGCCAGCGGCATCAGCAGTGCCGCGCACGCTCCGGCGCCGCCCGCGAACAGCAGCGCCCGCGCGCTTCCGACCGCCGCCGCCAGCCGAGGGGTGACAGCCGCGCCGATCAGGCTGCCGACTCCCTCGGCGGCCATCAGCGCGCCGACCGCCACCGCGGGGGCGCCCAGGGTCCGCACCAGGAAGACGGGGATGAGCGCGGTCAACCCGCCGCAGACGAAGTTGACCGAGGTGGCCATGGCCACGCACGGAGCCACCACCCGGTGCCGTACGACGTATCTCCATCCCTCCCGGATCAGGGCGAACGTCCCGGCCCCGGCACCCGCGCCTGACCCGCCATCCGACCGGGCGCCCGCGGGACCCGACGCGGCACCCGTGCCCGGCGCCGCGACCCGCGGGCGCCCTTCCGCCCGGGGCAGCGTCCGCAGCAGTGCCGCCGACGCCAGATAGCTGACCGCGTCGACGACCAGGGTGGCCGCCGCACCCGCGAACTGCACCAGCATTCCGCCCAGCGAGGGCCCGGCCAACTGGTTCACCGCCTGCGTGCCGGAGGTCAGG comes from Streptomyces sp. NBC_00448 and encodes:
- a CDS encoding sulfite exporter TauE/SafE family protein; amino-acid sequence: MLPSLTSFLTLVLFGCLTGVTTVLFGFGGGFITVPVVYGVLTVTARPGTQDAMHVAVATSAAVMVVNASVAALAQWRQERLRAEYVWPLAAFIAVGAAAGSLAATLIGGTALRLLFAGYLLVTIADSLLRKGFLSVAPRGRPKPLDRGTTTFGGIGIGLVAAGLGVGGSVMTVPLLRRRGLPMAEATAMANPLSVPVALTGTLVYALAPVLTSTSGPAASAGAGRLGYVDLAAGAALLAGSLPTIAVVRRVAGRVPDRVHSAAYVALLLVVLIVMVTMGV
- a CDS encoding MFS transporter encodes the protein MSGTEVHGADRDARESPEGSGSAGAVSERAEGAGGKARPARGRAAVFWRYWTASTVSGAGDAVTSVALPLIAVGALGAEGFEVSLVTAAEFAAWILIGLPAGVLVQRLPLRGTQVAMDLVRAAAIASVPVAAAIGALRLAQLVVVALLVGLASVVFDVGNATFLPSVVPKEELTSRNSLTSGTQAVNQLAGPSLGGMLVQFAGAAATLVVDAVSYLASAALLRTLPRAEGRPRVAAPGTGAASGPAGARSDGGSGAGAGAGTFALIREGWRYVVRHRVVAPCVAMATSVNFVCGGLTALIPVFLVRTLGAPAVAVGALMAAEGVGSLIGAAVTPRLAAAVGSARALLFAGGAGACAALLMPLAGGGAGLLLFALGNAGFGAGVVVLSILTRTHRQTTTPPDLLPRVMATVRFVSWGAIPFGALTAGAVSALWGNRGALWLVCGLAFVSPVILLAGPLRRTRRLEDVL
- a CDS encoding oxidoreductase; translated protein: MTAGTISAAAAGSWKLGDPEVNRLGFGAMRLTGNGMAGNGAGAPIDRDVAVTVLRRAVELGVNHIDTAAFYFSPLRSANELINRALAPYPDDLVIVTKVGPGRGPSGEWLPAATPGELRGQVEENLRQLGRDHLDVVNLRRMGEESIAEHFGALAELRDAGLIRHLGISNVRPEHLAEAMAIAPVVCVQNRYGLDHQRADDNGLLDRCGEQGIAFVPFFAISGERREAPAATGGVYDDELLAVARAHGATPAQIRLAWTLHRAPHVLAIPGTGNPAHLTENVAAAALRLSPTDLARL